A window of the Virgibacillus pantothenticus genome harbors these coding sequences:
- a CDS encoding TIGR01440 family protein — protein MKEQFHQKLREQLMDIQEQWQMSGQLKPGDLFVVGCSTSEIAGERIGTAGSKEIAAIIYKNLEKLENENEIHLCFQCCEHLNRAIVMERSTMNDYQLNEVSVIPVANAGGAMAAYAFEQLKEPVVVETVTAHAGMDIGETMIGMHLKPVAIPFRLQQRFLGEARLNAAYTRPKRIGGARAVYPE, from the coding sequence ATGAAAGAGCAGTTTCACCAAAAACTTAGAGAACAACTTATGGATATACAAGAGCAATGGCAAATGTCAGGTCAACTCAAGCCTGGGGATTTATTTGTTGTTGGATGCTCAACGAGTGAAATTGCCGGTGAAAGAATTGGGACGGCAGGCAGTAAAGAAATTGCAGCAATAATCTACAAAAATTTAGAAAAGCTGGAAAACGAAAATGAGATTCACCTTTGTTTCCAATGCTGTGAACATTTAAATAGAGCGATTGTTATGGAAAGAAGTACGATGAACGATTATCAATTAAACGAGGTATCGGTTATTCCAGTTGCAAATGCTGGTGGAGCGATGGCTGCATACGCATTTGAACAGCTAAAAGAACCTGTAGTGGTGGAAACCGTAACTGCGCATGCAGGGATGGATATTGGGGAGACGATGATAGGTATGCATTTAAAACCTGTCGCTATACCATTCCGACTTCAGCAGCGCTTTTTAGGAGAAGCTCGTCTTAACGCCGCTTATACTCGTCCTAAAAGAATTGGCGGAGCTCGTGCAGTTTATCCCGAGTGA